Proteins from a single region of Carettochelys insculpta isolate YL-2023 chromosome 17, ASM3395843v1, whole genome shotgun sequence:
- the SNAI1 gene encoding zinc finger protein SNAI1 encodes MPRSFLVKKHFSASKKPNYSELESQTVIVSPFVYEKRPLSLIPQPEVLSPGAYYPPLVWDTGLLSNFFASESDYKTCGASPSPEPKPLDLTSLSSEEDEGKTSDPPSPASSATEAEKFQCGQCSKSYSTFAGLSKHKQLHCDSQSRKSFSCKYCEKEYVSLGALKMHIRSHTLPCVCKICGKAFSRPWLLQGHIRTHTGEKPFSCTHCNRAFADRSNLRAHLQTHSDVKKYQCKTCSRTFSRMSLLHKHEETGCSGTR; translated from the exons ATGCCGCGCTCCTTCCTGGTGAAGAAGCATTTCTCGGCCAGCAAGAAACCCAACTACAGCGAGTTGGAGAGTCAGACCG TGATCGTGTCGCCCTTTGTATACGAGAAGCGCCCCCTGTCTCTCATCCCGCAGCCGGAGGTCCTCAGCCCGGGCGCCTACTACCCGCCGCTTGTGTGGGACACGGGGCTGCTCTCCAACTTCTTCGCCTCGGAGTCGGACTACAAGACATGCGGcgcttcccccagccccgagcCCAAACCGCTGGACCTGACCTCCCTGTCCAGCGAGGAGGACGAAGGCAAGACCTCCGACCCGCCCAGCCCGGCCTCCTCTGCCACGGAGGCCGAGAAATTCCAGTGCGGGCAGTGCAGCAAGTCCTATTCCACCTTCGCGGGCCTCTCCAAGCACAAACAGTTGCACTGTGATTCCCAGAGCAGGAAATCTTTTAGCTGCAAGTACTGTGAGAAGGAGTACGTCAGCCTGGGCGCGCTCAAGATGCACATCCGAAGCCATACCCTGCCCTGCGTGTGCAAAATCTGCGGCAAGGCCTTCTCCAGGCCCTGGCTTCTGCAGGGGCACATCCGAACCCACACAG GTGAAAAGCCTTTTTCCTGTACACACTGCAATAGGGCCTTTGCTGACCGCTCTAATCTCCGAGCCCACCTGCAGACTCATTCAGATGTAAAGAAGTATCAATGCAAAACCTGCTCCCGGACTTTCTCCCGAATGTCACTACTTCACAAACATGAAGAAACGGGCTGCTCTGGAACTCGCTAA